From the Longimicrobium sp. genome, one window contains:
- a CDS encoding DinB family protein encodes MIQSDPRTRTEILQALGHVQAEVASYFGSLGGEFNQRTGDAWTPAEHLKHLVTSVNAVARGLAAPKLLLRLRLGRARAPSRSYAQVRDTYRAALAAGGRASGAFVPPPEVVSSDDAGQRRAEILARWDRANARLRDALEGWSEAQLDGIRLPHPLLGRLTTREMLFFTLYHNQHHVAAVQRRLAGEAAR; translated from the coding sequence TTGATCCAATCCGACCCACGCACCCGCACCGAAATCCTGCAGGCGCTCGGCCACGTGCAGGCCGAGGTCGCGTCGTACTTCGGCTCGCTCGGCGGCGAGTTCAACCAGCGAACAGGGGACGCGTGGACGCCCGCCGAGCACCTGAAGCACCTCGTCACCTCCGTGAACGCGGTGGCGCGGGGGCTCGCGGCGCCCAAGCTGCTGCTGCGCCTGCGCTTAGGGCGGGCGCGCGCGCCGTCGCGGTCGTACGCGCAGGTCCGCGACACGTACCGCGCGGCGCTCGCGGCCGGCGGCAGGGCGTCGGGCGCGTTCGTGCCCCCGCCCGAGGTCGTGTCCAGCGACGACGCCGGCCAGCGCAGGGCCGAGATCCTGGCGCGCTGGGACCGGGCGAATGCTCGGCTGCGCGACGCGCTGGAAGGCTGGAGCGAGGCGCAGCTGGATGGCATCCGCCTGCCACACCCGCTGCTGGGCCGCCTGACGACGCGCGAGATGCTGTTCTTTACCCTGTACCACAACCAGCACCACGTCGCCGCGGTCCAGCGGCGCCTGGCCGGTGAGGCCGCGCGATGA